One Methylorubrum extorquens genomic window, CTGTCCCTGGTCACGCTCGACATCCCGGCCTATGCGCCGGACGCCCTCCCCCCGGAACTTGCCGCCATCCCTCCGGTCAAGCCGGGCAGCCGGGCGCTGCCGAAGCCCTGAGACGGGGCATGAAGGCTCGCGGCATGAGACGGTTTGGTGGGGCTGGGAAGTTTCCGTGCGGGCAGCTCATGTCAATTGGGCTCGTGCAGCAACTTCAAGTATGTAAACTCGACGGTGCGCCCCTAAAGACGCTGTGTCGCAACCGTTAGTGCAAAAATGAATTCGTAGAATACGCTCTCGGTTGCGGACAATCATCTTCGGTTAAATTTGACGCTGGCGGCCTTAACTCTTTCTGGCGCTTGACAGGGATTGCCTGCTCGGTCACCAAAGGGGCGGCTCGGGCCGGTGTCTGCTACGCTGTTCCGAGCCCTGCAACTCTCCGACGCCGCGAGCCCGCTGGCCGGATCACGCTCTTTCGGACGAAAGCGTGTTTCGGAACACGAAGGCTGCTATCCGTCGAGAGTGCAGGGATGCCGGACTTCGGCAGCGCATTGAATCTACGATTTCATGTACTGCATTCATGTCTGAATTTCCAGAAATAATTGCTGCCATCTCAAGCACACGGATCAGTCGATGAGCGATAAGCAACGGACCGCAGTCTTTATCGACGGCGCGAATTTGTACGCGACCACGAAGGCGCTTGGTTTCGATATTGATTACAAGCGTCTTCTCAAGGATTTTCAGGCCCGCGACAACCTCATTCGGGCTTTTTATTACACAGCAATGATCGAGGATCAGGAGTATTCCTCGATCCGCCCGCTGATCGATTGGCTCGACTATAACGGTTACCGGGTCGTCACCAAGCCTGTGAAGGAATTCACCGACTCCGCCGGGCGCCGCAAGATTAAGGGCAACATGGATATCGAGCTCGCCATCGACGCGCTCGAACTCGCCCCCCACATCGACCACATGGTGCTGTTCTCCGGGGACGGTGATTTCCGCTCGCTCGTGGAGGCGATCCAGCGCCGTGGCGTTCGCGTCTCCGTCGTCTCGACGATCCAGACCCAGCCGGCGATGATCGCCGACGACCTGCGCCGCCAAGCGGACGAGTTCATCGATCTCGCACATCTCGCGAGCCGGATCGGCCGCGACCCGAGCGAGCGCACTACCCGCGCTCCCGGCGACGGCCCCCGCCGCGAGTTCGCTGAGCGCACGCCCCGCCCCAACCCCGGTCTCGAGAGCCGCTACGGCATCCGCCCCGGCGCGTCCGACGAGGAAGCGGAAGGCTGAGCGGCACTTCGGGGCTCTTATCGCGGTGACGGGCGAACGCCCCTCGCCGTCAGCAGCGATCCAGCGACCTGCCCGATCCGGACAGGTCGCTTCGGCTCCACCTCGCGATGACGGGAGCGGGCTGAGCCCGAAGCGATCAATGGTAAACCGGATCAGCCCTTGTCACGCATCAGGCGGGCCTTGTCGCGATCCCAGTCGCGCTGCTTGACGCTCTCGCGCTTGTCGTGGAGCTGCTTGCCCTTGCCGAGGCCCAGCTCGACCTTCGCCCGGCCCTTGTCGTTGAAGTAGATCTTCAACGGAATCACCGTGTAGCCCTGGCGCTGGGTGGCGCCGATCAGCTTGTTGATCTGGCGGCGGTGCAGCAGCAGGCGGCGGGGCCGCTTGGTGTCGTGGTTGAAGCGGTTCGCCTCCAGATATTCCGGAATATAGGCGTTGAACAGCATCAGGTCGTTGCCGGACGGCCCGGCATAGGACTCACCGATCGTCGCCTTGCCGCCGCGCAGCGACTTCACCTCGGTGCCGGTCAGCGCGATGCCGGCCTCGAGCGTGTCCTCGATCGCGTAGTGGTAGCGGGCGGAGCGGTTGTCGGCGACGACGCGCCGGCCGGGATCGGGTTTGGGTGCCATTCGTCTTCAGGTTCGTGATCGGGCGGCGGTCCACCGATATGGGGACCGCCACGTTCTCCGGCGAGGCTTCGCGCCGGATCTTCTCGGATCAATCCGACGGCGTCAGATCAGGCCGGCATGCTCGAGCGCGGCATCGACCGCCCGGCGGCAGCCCTCCGTCGCCGGCACCAGCGGCAGGCGCACCTCCTCCGACATCAGCCCGAGGCGCGAGAGAGCGTATTTCGCCGGCACCGGGTTCGATTCGTAGAACATCTGCACGTGCAGCGGCATCAGCCGGTCCTGGATCTTCAGGGCCTTGGCGTAATCGCCCGCCAGCGTCGCTTCCTGAAGATCGGCGCAGAGCCGGGGTGCGACATTCGAGACCACGGAGATGCAGCCGACCCCGCCATGGGCATTGAAGCCGAGCGCCGTCGCATCTTCGCCAGAAAGCTGGATGAAGTCTTCTCCCAAAGCCTGTCGCTGGAGGCTGACACGGTCGATCTTGGCCGTGGCATCCTTCACGCCGGCAATGTTCTTCAATTCGAACAGCCGCTTCATGGTGTCGACGCTCATGTCGACCACGGACCGGCCGGGGATATTGTAGATGATGATCGGGATGCCGACGGCGTCGTTCACCGCCTTGAAGTGTGCGTACATCCCCTCCTGCGTCGGCTTGTTGTAGTAGGGCGTGACGGTGAGCACCGCATCCGCGCCGACGCTCTCAGCATGACGCGCCCGCGCGACGGCCTCCCGCGTCGAGTTCGAGCCGGCGCCCGCGATCACCGGCACCCGGCCGGCGGCCTCGGCGACGCAGACCTCGACCACCCGGTCGTGCTCGGTGTGGCTCAGCGTCGGGCTCTCGCCGGTGGTGCCGGTCGGAACCAGGGCGTGGGTGCCCTGCTCGATCTGCCAGTTCACGAATTTCCGGAAGGCCGCCTCGTCGAACTCGCCGTCGCGGAAGGGGGTCGCGAGCGCGGTCATCGAGCCGCGAAGGCGGGCGTGGGTATCGGTCATCCTGGCGTTCCCGGCCGTTCTTCTTGCCTGTCTTCCGGCGTGCCCCGGCGGCTGCCGCCGCGCGGGCCGCGCTTGGGACGCGCGAGACATAGGCCCTCCCCCGTCCGCGCGCAAACGCTTCGCTTGCGCAGTTAATGCCATCTTAACGGACCGGGGCCCAGCTTAAGGCTTGGCCTCCGGTCGGGGTGTCTCAGATCATGGCGTTGCCCACACGCTCCCTGCCCCTGCTCCTCGGCCTGCTGCTGTCCGGCACGGCCGTGCTGCCACAGCGCGGCGGGGCCATCGAACTCCGCAACCCGCAACCGGCCTCCGCCCCTGCCGCCCCCGCGAGTGACGCCACCGCGCCCGCCGGGCAGCCGAGCGACGGCCAGGGTCCTGCCTCGGATCCCGTCGCGGCGGATGCGCTGCGCCTCGATCCGAGTTCCGGCGAGGCGGCGTCCGACAAGCCGCTGCCCGCCGCGGCGTCGTCCTACGCCTCCACCGAAGCGGACGGCCCGGTCGCCTTCCCGCTGCCCGATGCCGCCGTGTCCCCGGCCGCCCCCTCCCCCGAGGTGCCGGATCCGGCCCGGCCGGTCGCCTTCGGCGAGACCGATCTCGGCCAACTCCGCGAGACGATCGACCTCTATCGCAAGGGCAAGGTCTCCGACGGCGATCGGCTCGCCGCCGGATTCTCCGATCCGGCGGCGCGGGCGCTGCTCGAATGGGTCGCGATCCGCGCGGGCGCCGGCGTCAGCTTCGAGCGGGTCGTCGCCTTCTCGCGCGCCAACCCCGATTGGCCGGCTGGCCCCCTGCTGCGCCGCCGGGCCGAGGAGCGGCTGCTCACCGAGCGGAAGAGTTCAGGCTTGGTGCGCGCCTATTTCGCAAGCGCCAAGCCCATCAGCGCGCCGGGCAAATTCGCTCTGGCGCTGGCTCTGCGTGCCGACGGGCTCGATGCGGACGCCGCCGAACTCGTGCACGATCTCTGGCGCGAGGAGAGTTTCGGGCGCAGCCTGGAAGCGAAGGTCACCGACGCCTTCCCCGGCGTGCTCACGGTGATCGACCACCGCTACCGGATGGAGCGTGCCCTCCTGAAGGAGGATTGGGTCACTGCTGCCCGCGCCGCCGACTATGCCGGCGGATCCTATGCCAGCCTCGTGCGCGCCCGCCGGGCGGTGCAGGGCAAGGCCGGGGCAGCGGCCGCCCTCGCGGCGGTGCCGCCGTCGCTGCGCAACGATTCGTCCTATCTGCTCTCGCGCGCACAGTACTTCCGCCGCGCCGACAAGGCGCCCGAGGCGGCCAAGGTGCTGCTCTCCGCGCCCACCAACCCCGAGGTGCTCGCCGACGGTGACACGTGGTGGGTCGAGCGCCGCATCGTCGCCCGCAAGCTGATGGATGCGGGTGAGTCCAAGACCGCTTACGCGGTGGCCGCCGCGCATTCCGCCCGCACCTCCGAGAAGCGGATCGAGGCCGAGTTCCACGCCGGCTGGATCGCGTTGCGCTTCATGGCCGATCCGGCCGCGGCCGAGCGGCACTTCGCGCAAGCCGCGAGTGTCGCCGAGACACCAATCTCGCTGGCGCGCGCCGCCTATTGGCAGGGCCGCGCGGCGGAGGCTGCGGGCAAGACCATCGAATCGAAGGCTTTCTACGAGCGGGCCGCGCTTCAGCCGATCGCCTATTACGGGCAGCTCGCCCGCGCCCGGCTCGGCCAGCACAGCCTGCCCCTGCGCCGGGCCGCCGAGCTGAGCCCGACGGCCCGCGCCGCCTTCGACGATCGGCTCTTCATGCGCGGCCTGAAGCTTCTGGCCGCCGCCCAGATGAAGGAACTGGCGCTGCCGCTCTACATCGACGCCGCCCGCTCGCTCACCGAGGAGGCGCAGGTCAACGCGCTCGGTGAGACCGCGGTGGCGATGCGCGACGCGCGGGCGCTGGTCTCCATCGGCAAGCTCGCCACGCAGAGGGGGCTGGCACTGGACACCCATGCCTACCCGACCATCGGTATCCCCGATTACGAGACCTTCACCGCGGTGCCGCAGGTCGAGCGGGCCATGGTCTTCGCCATCGCCCGGCAGGAGAGCCAATTCGATCCCCGCGCCCAGTCCGGTGTCGGCGCGCGCGGCCTGATGCAGATGATGCCGGCCACCGCCCAGCGCACGGCCAAGCGCGTCTCGACGTCTTACGAAACGGACCGGCTCACCAGCGATCCCGCCTACAATGCGCGGCTGGGCCAGGCCCATCTCGGCGAGCTGATGGAGGATTGGAAGGGCTCCTACGTCCTCGCCTTCGCCTCCTACAACGCGGGCGGCGGCAACGTGAAGAAGTGGGTCGATGCCTACGGCGATCCGCGCCGCCCCGATGTCGATCCGATCGACTGGGTCGAGCGCATCCCCTTCACCGAGACGCGCAACTACGTGCAGCGGGTGATGGAGAACCTGCAGGTCTACCGCAACCGCCTCGACGGCAAGAGCGCGCTCCTGATCGAGCGCGACCTCGCCCGCGGCGCTCGCACCGCCGTTAGCGCCGAGGCCCAGCCGGTCACGCCGTAGTGTCGTGACCCTGGTAGTGGCGGCGGACCAGCGCTTCCACGAAGGGCCAGAGGCCGGGGATGCCGCGCTCGATCACCGGCCGGTAGCGCGCCATCACTTGCGCCTCGGTCAGGCCGTTCTCGGCCCAGGTACCGCCCTCGGTCAGCGTGTTGAGCAGCAGCGGCTGGAGCCGGTCGAGCGCCTTGGCGAACCGGGCCTCCACCGTCTCCACCGCCTCGAATTCCCGCCAAAGCCCCAGGAAGCGATCCCGCTGCGGTTCCGGCAGGAGCCCGAAGATCCGCTCCGCCGCGACCGCCTCGACCCGCGCCAGGGCAACGGAATCGTAGGCGCTGTGGATCGGCACGTCGCCGGCATCGACCTCGACGATGTCGTGCACGAGCAGCATCGCGACGACGCGGTTCAGGTCGAGACCGGGTGCGAGATCCCCGAGAACGAGCGCGAACATCGCCAGATGCCACGAATGCTCGGCCGAGTTCTCGCGTCGGCGCTCGCTGATGGTACGGTTCTGGCGCAGCACCGCCTTGAGACCGTCGATTTCGCTAAGGAACGCAAATCGGCTCGCGATATCGGTAGCGTCGTCCATGTCGTTGTTCCCGGCATTGTGCGGAACGGTTGAAGGGTTCGAAGCGTCCGGGCAAGGCGGCTGTGCGGTCGATTTCCCACAGGGCATCGATCCCTATGCTTTTGGATCGCCGCATGGGCGCCGATAGAGTGGGGTCGCCATGGCCGTCACGGACTCGATCTCAGCCCCCGCCCTCCGCGGCATCGAAGCTCGCCTGATCGCGCGGGCGACGGAGTCCGACGAGGCGGAGGCCATCATCGCGGAGTTCTGCGAGGCTCTGGTCACGGCCGGTCTCCCACTCTGGCGCCTCAGCCTCGCGGTGCCGGTGATCGATCCCCTGTTCCGCGGGGTGAGCCTCGCGTGGCGGCGTGGGGAGGGCATGGCGGTGTTCCCGACCGTGCACGGCCCGGAGGGCGAGGATACCTTCTTCCGAAGCCCCGTTGGCTGGCTGCAGGCGAACGACCTCGCCTTTGTGCGCTGGCGGCTCGAGCGCTCGAACGGCTGCCCCGACCTTCCGTTGCTGAACGAACTCAGACAGGCGGGCGCCACCGATTACCTGCTCCATGCCGCCGCCTTCGCGCCCGGCAGCGCCATGGCGGGCGTCGGCATCTCGTTTGCGACCGACCGGCCCGGCGGCTTCACCGAGGTGGAGCAGGCGGCCGTGGCCGGGCTCGTGCCGGTGATTGCCCTTGTCACGGCCAAGCTCAGCCTGTCGCACGCGATGCGCGAGATGCTCGACACCTACCTCGGACCGGCGACGGGCGCGCGGGTGCTCGCCGGCGAGATGCGGCGCGGCCAGGGCACGGTGGTCCACGCCGCGATCCTGCTCGCGGACCTGCGCGGCTTCACGGCGGTGGCGGACCGCGACGATCCCCTGAAAGTGGTGGGCTGGCTCAACGAGCATTTCGATGCGCTGGGCGAGCCGGTGCAGCGCCACGGCGGCGAGATCTCGAAGTTCCTCGGTGACGGCTTTCTCGCCGTCTTCCCCGTGGCCGAGCCGGACGCCCTCGCCTGCCCGGCCTGCACCGGGGCGCTCGATGCGGCGCGCGAGGCGCTCGCCCGCAATGCCCGGCTGAACGCGTCCCGCCTCCGGGACGGGCTGCCGCCCCTGGAGGCGGACATCGTGCTGCATTACGGGCGCGTCGTCTCCGGCAATGTTGGCACCGACCGGCGCCTCGACTTCACGGTGATCGGCCGGGCGGTCAACGAGGCGAGCCGGATCGAGCGGCTCTGCGACGGGTTGGAGCGCTCGCTGCTCCTCTCGGATGCCTTCGCCCGGCGTTGCGGAGCGGCGCTCGTCCCCGTCGGCGAATTCGCCCTGCGCGGCGTCGGGCGCAAGCAGCGGATCTGGGGGCTGGCGGCGGAGGAGGCCGACGCATCAGAGCCGGCGGCCGGAGACGGAGCGCCCGAGACCGCCCAGGGCGCAGCCCGCAAGATAGGCTCCCAGCAGCAGCGCACCCGTCTCGATCCACAGGCCGGGCGCGCCGGGCACGGTTCGGAGCGCCGCCAGGGCGGCCAGGATGGCGAGGCCGACGAGGAGAAGGCCGGCCGCAGCCAGGGTGAAGCTGCTCCGCGGCAGGCCGGTCAGCGTGCCGACGGCGAGGCCGAGCAGCAGCGCCGCCGCCAGCGCGGGCCAGAGCGAGGAGACGAGCCCGATCACGAGCGTAGGCTGAGGCCGATTCCCTGACGGTCGGAGAGCGGTGCGACGCCCGTCGGCGCGGCGGTGCGCTCCAGCGGCACGCCGGCTTTCTGGAGGTAATCCACCACCGCGAGCGCCCGTGCCCGCGCAAGGTCGGCGCCGGCATCCGCCCGCTCGGCCTCGGTCTTCTCGGGCTTCGGCTCAGGTTTCGGTGCGGGCTTGGCCGCCTCCTTCGTCTCCGCCTTGCCCTTGATGGCCTTGCCGGATTTCGTGTCCGTCTTCGCCTCCGCCTTGGCGGGTTTGGGTGCCGTTTCCTTCGCGGCCTCCTCGGCGACCGGATCGGCCGGCGCGTCCGGCTTCGCCCCGGCCGGATCGAGATGGCCTACGACCTCGATCCGTTCGGCGGGGCAGGCGCGTGCCAGCGCCGCCACCGCATCGAGCACCGGGTAGAATTCGGGCGCGAGCGCCGTGCTGCCCGGAGCAAAGCGCAGCGGATGCCCGGCGGTGCGCTCGGCAAGGCGCTGTCCGCACGGGCCCATCTCAGTCGTCGCCGCGGGGGCCGCGTCCGAAGCAACGGACACCGTGGCGTTCCAGCCTGCCGGCATCGCCTTCGGCAGGGACTGAGCGAGGCGGGCGGCGCTCTCCGGATAGAGGCTGGTGCCGGTCAGGCGCAGGCTGGTGCCGGTGATCGTCAGTTCCCCGCTCGCCAGCGTCGAGAACGGATCGACCGCCGCCGCGAGCGCTGTGGCCAGACCGGCCGGGGCACCGTCGGCCAGGCGGGTACGGTCCTGGATCGATTCGCGGAAGAAGCGCGGATTGAGCCGGGCCAGCAGCGCCTCGCGCGTCGCCCGATCCGGCAGATGGCCGCTTACCGTGACGCTGTCGCTGCCGCGGCGGATCCGCAGGACGTAAGGGACAATGGGCTGAGCGGTGAGCGTCACCCGGCCCGCGGCGATGCCGGAGGGCCGGGCGTCGCGCATCAGCGTCTGCGCCTCGGTGACCGCTCCGGCATCGAGCGCATTGCCCTCGACCGAAACCGCCGCCCCCTCGAAGCTGACGCGTCCCTCGTGCAGCAGGCCCGAAAGCTGGAATACGAAGCGCATCAATGCCGGGCCGTCGATGCCCTGCGGCAGGCCTCGGGCGTCGCGCAGGCGATCATCGATGGCGGCCCCCTCCGCGGCGTCCGCGGCGGCGGCACGGATTTCCTCGCGGGCGCTTTCCGAGGCGACGTGGCCGTTCAGTTCGAGGCTGCCGTCCGGCCGGCGGGAGACGCCGAACCGGAAGTCTCCGATGACCGGCGGCGTGATCTCGATCGTACCGAGAGTGTAGCCCTGCGGTGGGGTCGCCAGCGCCGTGCGCAGGGCGTCGTAGGCGGCCAGGCTCGCCGCTTCGCCGCGGATCGAGATCACGGTGTCGTTGAGCGTGGCGACGGCGCCGGTGGTGAGATCCTGAAGCCGCTCCACGGCAAAGGCCGCGGCGTCGGGGAAGTCGCGCGGGGCGCCCCGCGCCGCTCGGGCATGGTCGCTCAAGGTGGCGTCACGCGGCAGGGCCGGCTTCAGGCGCTGCGCCAGCTCGAAGGCGCCGACCTCGGCCGGTCGGCTGCCGGTGGCCTCGACGCGACCGGTGGCGGGGCGCTCCACCGACCAGACGAAGGGGGACACGTCCTCGATCACACCGGTCCGGTCGGTGAGGCGGCGAATGCCGTCGATGGCGGCCAGCCGACCGACGAACGCCTCGCGCTGGGAGGCTTCCGGTGCTTCGCCCGTCGCGGTCAGGTCGCGGCCCGTCACCGAGACGCGCAGCCAGGGCTCGGGCTGTCCCTCGCCGGTCGCGGCGGCGATCGCCGCGGCCTCCCGCTCGAGGCGTTCCGTGACCCGCAGCATGCCGAAATAAGCCGCTGCGGCGATCAGGGCCAGAAGCGGAAGGCCGGCGATCCAGCCGGCCCGAATCAGTCGAGACCGGGGCGAGCGGCCGGGCGGCGGTATCGGCGAAGGCGGTATTTCCGAAAGCTTGGACATGGGCTCGACCTCCTCGGCGGCCGGCGATGGTGGCCAGAAGACAGGCCCATCGGGGCGCTTTGAAGGCCACGCCCGTCTCGCGCCGACGGGCGCTGATTCGTGCCTGCCCGCGTTTCGATCGGTTGTCGATCAACAAAAAACCCCGGCCGCGAGGCCGGGGTCTGGAAGGTGTCCGTCGTGTCCGGCCCCCGCGCGGGCGGGGTGCCGGTTCGGCTTAGAAGTCGCGCTGCACCCGGAAGCGGGCCTGGAACACGTCCTCGCTGCTGACCGTGCGGGTCGGGATGTTGTTCACGAAGCCACCCTTGTCGCTGTCGGAGACGCGACCGTTCTTGACGCCGGTTTTGATGTACTGGCCCTCGACGCCGATATCGAGATCCTTGACCGGCGACCAGATCAGGCTCGCGCCGGTGACGACCTGATAGGTGTCACGCAGGGCGGGGCTGAGGCTGTAGCCGACGGCGTTGGTGAGGTAGGAGGGCGGAGCCACAGTCGAGGCCGCGCCGACCACCGAGTTCGCCTGGCTGATGGCCTGACGGGCGCCCTGGGAGAACCAGATCTCGCCGTAGCTGGCGTAGAAGGCCGAACGCCACTCGGGTGACCAGTAGTGGAGGTAGGACGCCACCGCCGTGAAGCTGTTGGACAGTTCGATGCGGCCGGTCAGCGGGTTGACTACGGCGTCGGAGAGGTACTGGTTGAACGGGTTGCCCGCGTAGACCGAGGCGTTGCTCAGGTAGCCGGCGGTGAAGCGGTTGATGCCGGTGTAGAACGAGGCACCCTCGCCGTAGGCACCCTGGAGGTAGAGGCCATCGCCGGGAGCGATGAAGGGCAGGTTGAACTTCATGCCACCCTGGACGGCCCAGCCGTATTCGGTCTGCGCGCCGGCGTTGATGCCGCGTGCCGCCAGGGCCGCCGCGGTGTTGGTGGCCAGCACGCCGCCGGTGCCGGGGACGCCGACCGAGGACCCGGCGATGAAGCCGCCGGTGTTGATGTCCTTGACGGCGGCCGAGAACTGGGCCGAGCCCCAGGCGGCGTCGTAGCGCAGCGAGCCGACGAAGTCGGGCAGGCGCGAGCGCTGCACGGCGTCGACGAAGGCCACGGCGGTGGCGTTGCCCGCGGCGTTGGTGCCGAGGATGATCGGCGTCGGCGCCGTGGTGAACACGTTGTTCAGACCGGCCTGGCCGGGGACGAGGCCCGTCGCGCCGGCCGCGTCGGAGTAGAGCGGGTTCTTGCGGTAGTTCGGGTCTTCCATCGACAGCGTCACGGACCAGCCCTCACCGAACTTCTGGGTGTAGGCGAGCAGGTTGGTGGACGGCAGATCGGAGCCCAGCGACGAGCCGATGATCTCGAAGTCGTGGGCGTAGAAGTCGAAGAACGAGGAGGCGCGACCGGCAGTAAGGCCGGCGAACTGCACGAACGCCTTGTCGACGTTGATGAAGTTCTGAACGCGGCCGAGCTGGTCCTGGCCGGTGCCGGAGAAGGCGTAGGCGCCGCGCAGGTTCGTGCCGGAGGAATACTTCGTGTTGCCGGTGCGGCTCGCGGCGTCGAGGCGCAGGAAGGCGCGCAGGGTGCCGTAGCCGGTCTGGGTGCGGGCATCGAAGTTGAAGCGGGCAAGGCCCGTGAAGCCCGAGATGTCGCCGCCGCCGGGGATGTCGCGGTTGTCGCTGCCGATATAGCCGTACTCGGCGCGGGCGCGGCCGGAGACACGCAGGCAGGTATCGGTACCGGGAATATAGAAGAAGCCCGCGCCG contains:
- a CDS encoding LabA-like NYN domain-containing protein, whose translation is MSDKQRTAVFIDGANLYATTKALGFDIDYKRLLKDFQARDNLIRAFYYTAMIEDQEYSSIRPLIDWLDYNGYRVVTKPVKEFTDSAGRRKIKGNMDIELAIDALELAPHIDHMVLFSGDGDFRSLVEAIQRRGVRVSVVSTIQTQPAMIADDLRRQADEFIDLAHLASRIGRDPSERTTRAPGDGPRREFAERTPRPNPGLESRYGIRPGASDEEAEG
- the smpB gene encoding SsrA-binding protein SmpB, translating into MAPKPDPGRRVVADNRSARYHYAIEDTLEAGIALTGTEVKSLRGGKATIGESYAGPSGNDLMLFNAYIPEYLEANRFNHDTKRPRRLLLHRRQINKLIGATQRQGYTVIPLKIYFNDKGRAKVELGLGKGKQLHDKRESVKQRDWDRDKARLMRDKG
- the dapA gene encoding 4-hydroxy-tetrahydrodipicolinate synthase — protein: MTDTHARLRGSMTALATPFRDGEFDEAAFRKFVNWQIEQGTHALVPTGTTGESPTLSHTEHDRVVEVCVAEAAGRVPVIAGAGSNSTREAVARARHAESVGADAVLTVTPYYNKPTQEGMYAHFKAVNDAVGIPIIIYNIPGRSVVDMSVDTMKRLFELKNIAGVKDATAKIDRVSLQRQALGEDFIQLSGEDATALGFNAHGGVGCISVVSNVAPRLCADLQEATLAGDYAKALKIQDRLMPLHVQMFYESNPVPAKYALSRLGLMSEEVRLPLVPATEGCRRAVDAALEHAGLI
- a CDS encoding lytic transglycosylase domain-containing protein: MALPTRSLPLLLGLLLSGTAVLPQRGGAIELRNPQPASAPAAPASDATAPAGQPSDGQGPASDPVAADALRLDPSSGEAASDKPLPAAASSYASTEADGPVAFPLPDAAVSPAAPSPEVPDPARPVAFGETDLGQLRETIDLYRKGKVSDGDRLAAGFSDPAARALLEWVAIRAGAGVSFERVVAFSRANPDWPAGPLLRRRAEERLLTERKSSGLVRAYFASAKPISAPGKFALALALRADGLDADAAELVHDLWREESFGRSLEAKVTDAFPGVLTVIDHRYRMERALLKEDWVTAARAADYAGGSYASLVRARRAVQGKAGAAAALAAVPPSLRNDSSYLLSRAQYFRRADKAPEAAKVLLSAPTNPEVLADGDTWWVERRIVARKLMDAGESKTAYAVAAAHSARTSEKRIEAEFHAGWIALRFMADPAAAERHFAQAASVAETPISLARAAYWQGRAAEAAGKTIESKAFYERAALQPIAYYGQLARARLGQHSLPLRRAAELSPTARAAFDDRLFMRGLKLLAAAQMKELALPLYIDAARSLTEEAQVNALGETAVAMRDARALVSIGKLATQRGLALDTHAYPTIGIPDYETFTAVPQVERAMVFAIARQESQFDPRAQSGVGARGLMQMMPATAQRTAKRVSTSYETDRLTSDPAYNARLGQAHLGELMEDWKGSYVLAFASYNAGGGNVKKWVDAYGDPRRPDVDPIDWVERIPFTETRNYVQRVMENLQVYRNRLDGKSALLIERDLARGARTAVSAEAQPVTP
- a CDS encoding HD domain-containing protein, translated to MDDATDIASRFAFLSEIDGLKAVLRQNRTISERRRENSAEHSWHLAMFALVLGDLAPGLDLNRVVAMLLVHDIVEVDAGDVPIHSAYDSVALARVEAVAAERIFGLLPEPQRDRFLGLWREFEAVETVEARFAKALDRLQPLLLNTLTEGGTWAENGLTEAQVMARYRPVIERGIPGLWPFVEALVRRHYQGHDTTA
- a CDS encoding flagellar motor protein MotB, which produces MSKLSEIPPSPIPPPGRSPRSRLIRAGWIAGLPLLALIAAAAYFGMLRVTERLEREAAAIAAATGEGQPEPWLRVSVTGRDLTATGEAPEASQREAFVGRLAAIDGIRRLTDRTGVIEDVSPFVWSVERPATGRVEATGSRPAEVGAFELAQRLKPALPRDATLSDHARAARGAPRDFPDAAAFAVERLQDLTTGAVATLNDTVISIRGEAASLAAYDALRTALATPPQGYTLGTIEITPPVIGDFRFGVSRRPDGSLELNGHVASESAREEIRAAAADAAEGAAIDDRLRDARGLPQGIDGPALMRFVFQLSGLLHEGRVSFEGAAVSVEGNALDAGAVTEAQTLMRDARPSGIAAGRVTLTAQPIVPYVLRIRRGSDSVTVSGHLPDRATREALLARLNPRFFRESIQDRTRLADGAPAGLATALAAAVDPFSTLASGELTITGTSLRLTGTSLYPESAARLAQSLPKAMPAGWNATVSVASDAAPAATTEMGPCGQRLAERTAGHPLRFAPGSTALAPEFYPVLDAVAALARACPAERIEVVGHLDPAGAKPDAPADPVAEEAAKETAPKPAKAEAKTDTKSGKAIKGKAETKEAAKPAPKPEPKPEKTEAERADAGADLARARALAVVDYLQKAGVPLERTAAPTGVAPLSDRQGIGLSLRS
- a CDS encoding porin; translated protein: MKLVKSLLLGSAAGLAVVGGAQAADLPVKKAVPIEYVRVCTAYGAGFFYIPGTDTCLRVSGRARAEYGYIGSDNRDIPGGGDISGFTGLARFNFDARTQTGYGTLRAFLRLDAASRTGNTKYSSGTNLRGAYAFSGTGQDQLGRVQNFINVDKAFVQFAGLTAGRASSFFDFYAHDFEIIGSSLGSDLPSTNLLAYTQKFGEGWSVTLSMEDPNYRKNPLYSDAAGATGLVPGQAGLNNVFTTAPTPIILGTNAAGNATAVAFVDAVQRSRLPDFVGSLRYDAAWGSAQFSAAVKDINTGGFIAGSSVGVPGTGGVLATNTAAALAARGINAGAQTEYGWAVQGGMKFNLPFIAPGDGLYLQGAYGEGASFYTGINRFTAGYLSNASVYAGNPFNQYLSDAVVNPLTGRIELSNSFTAVASYLHYWSPEWRSAFYASYGEIWFSQGARQAISQANSVVGAASTVAPPSYLTNAVGYSLSPALRDTYQVVTGASLIWSPVKDLDIGVEGQYIKTGVKNGRVSDSDKGGFVNNIPTRTVSSEDVFQARFRVQRDF